The sequence TTGTACTTTACCGGCAGAATTCCCCCTCCTGTTCTCAAGAACAGATCATTTCCTTATTACGCTAAACTCCTGCCCTAACCTAATAATTACGATCTAGCTAGAAGTAGGGGATGGTGGTTCAGCCCTCAATACTCAGTCACTATTAGGTGACACAGTCAAATTAAATACAATTGTTTTTGTCatatgcactgaatacaacaggtacaacagacttttaaaaaatgtattttttatttatttcacctttatttaaccaggtaggctagttgagaacaagttctcatttgcaactgtgacctggctgagataaagcatagcagtgtgaacagacaacaacacagagttacacatggaataaacaataaacaagttaATAGCATAGTAGAAAAAAAACAAGTCtgttgtacctgttgtattcagtgcatatgccaaatacaatttaatttaatttgactGTGTTACTGGGAAAGGGTTCCTTACAAGCCCTTTCCAAACAATGCAGAGCTAAAAATGTAAGAATAaaaaaaatagtaacacaataaaataacagtaacgagactatatacacaGTACTGATACCGATGAGTCAATGTGAAGGGGTATGATGTAATTGAAGTAATATGTACggataggtaggggtaaaagtgaatAGGCAAACAGGATAAATAATAGAGTAGAAGCgtatgtgaacgtgtgtgtggcatctatcaaatcaaattttattggtcacacacacatggtaaacagatgttattgtgagtgaagtgaaatgcttgtgcttctagttctaacagtgcagcaatatctaacaagtaatatttaACAATTCCACAataaatacctaatacacacaaatctaagtaaggaatggaataagaatatataaatatatggatgagcaatgtcagagcggcgtAGGCTAAGATGAAAtagatagaatacagtatatacatatgagatgagtaatgcaagatatgtaaacattaatgGTTACAAGTCTGTATGTTTGCAGAAGCCTCTCAGTGCTAgtgatggccttgaaatagaagctgtttttcagtctttcgggcccagctttgatgcacctgtactgacctcaccttctggatgatagcagggtgaacaggtagtggctcgggtggttgttgtccttgatgatctttatggccttcctgtgacatcgggtgctgtaggtgtcctggagggcaggtaggttgcatgtgtgtgttactgtagtatgtgtgtgtgggtagagtccagtgagtgtgcatagagccagtgcaagaGACTCAGTGCAAATAAAAAGGGGGTCAAAGCAAGTGGTaatggtagccatttgattaactgttcggcagtcttatggcttgggggtaaaagctgttcaggagccttttggtccccgacttggcactccggtaccgcttgccgtgcggtagcagagagaacagtctatgacttgggtggctggagttaGTCTGGAGGAAGCCTCAACCTTTTATCTCACTCCCCCATCCACTGCTCCTCGTACTTCTTTGGCCTCCTTCCCACTTTGATACACACTCACACCTGTACAGGCACATCTCTCCCTTATTGCTCAGGTATGCAAATCAGTTCAGTCTAACAGGAACAGGCTTGATTGCGTTGCATTTACTGACTGTCCTTTGATGAGGATAATACATGTACACTGcggtcggaaagtattcagaccgcttgactttttccacattttgttatgttacagccttattctaaaatggataacataaattgttttcctcatcaatctacacacaataccccatgatgacaaattgataacaggtttttagaaatgtttgtaaatgtataaaataaaaaaatgaaatgccttatttacacgtgtgttcagaccctttgctttgagacttgaaattgagctcaggtgcatccaatttccacTGAtaatccttgagctgtttctacaacttgattggagtctggtaaattcaattgatttggaaaggcacacacctgtctatataaagtcccacagttgacattgcatgccagagcaaaaatcaagctccgagacatgattgtgtcgaggcacagatctggggaaagaaacaaaaaaatgtctgtagcattgaaggtccccaagaacagtggcctccatcattcttaaaatataagaagtttggaaccaccaaaactcttcctagagccggGCGCCCTGCCAATCTGAGCAAATCtggtgagaagggccttggtcagggaggtgtccaagaacctgatggtcactctgacagagctccagagttcctctgtggagatgggaggaccttccagaaggacaaccagctctgcagcactccaccaattaagCCCTGCATTGTAGAGTGGACAGACTGAAGCCAGTCAGGCTAGTCCGAatctagggaaagatgaacggagcaaagtaaagagagatccttgatgaaaacctgctccaggacaACGacgctaagcacacagccaagacaacacaggagtggctttgggacaagtctcaatgtccttaagtggtccagccagagcctggacttgaactcgatcaagcatctctggagagacctgaaaatagctgtgctgcgacgctccccattcaacctgacagggcttgaaaggatctgcagagaacaatggaagaaactcaccaaatataggtgtgccaagcttgtagcatcatacacaATAACactttaatcgctgccaaaggcggaagacacatttcagttgaatgcaattcagttcaactgactaggtatacccTTTCCTTttcccccaaaaaaatgtttttctttttacaatttaatccattttagagtaaggaatactttcagaatgcacagTGTACATTTACCAGTGCAACAGTCAATCTTTACCATAACACGTTTTTGTTAAAGGTAGGCTCAGCAATATGACTTCGATGCAAAAAGTAAACAGCAtagtagggccctataaaatatatattttttgtctgaTTCTGTAATTTTCCACATTTAAGTTTTCTCCTGTGTTTTCATGTTTTTGCTCTCAAGGTTACACTTTATTAATGGAAACTCCAATTTAGTTATTTTTCTAAGTTCACAATTCTTCCACCACATTAGGAGACAGCTTTTGAAGTCTggttaaacattttatttgatttaaaaaaatatatttttgggtaTAGTTACCCTTTAATTCCAGTGCTCACCTAGCAAGATGCTGTTTAGCTGTGTTTATGTGCGCATATATGGTACGGTTAGCCAAATAAAtacccactggattgatgcaaataatcattcTCATTCTGCTAGGTAAGCAAGCATAGGCTTTTTAGTTAACATTAAATTGAGAAGGTTtctgggaaagcctttccatctactaGAATCATTTTCATTAGCATCATCTGGGGGAATTCAAATCCAatttattcatatagcccttcttacatcagctgatatcacaaagtgctgtacagaagcccagcctaaaaccccaaacagcaagcaatgcaggtgtagcagCACCTGTCTCTTCAGAAAGTTAGGAATTacgaatcactgatgcattctgttcatgtcttATGATAAACTTTTAACATTTTCCCTACTAAATTCAATAGATTTTTGAAtattggtcatcaaaaagaaaggaccaaggcactcttcatataattaattaaaatgcctatatttgtatggcatgttcaatagaaacaaggTTTTAAAAATCCGACgcgtttcggctgcatggccttcaTCAGGGAGTACAAAGAAATAATGCAATGTCCTCTTGAACAGCTTTTCCAATTAGCCCTAATTTGAAGAGGGGGTGGTTCCAAaattgattggacacacctagtaaGCAATACTATACACATTAAAAAGTGAAGAACTGTAGCTATGTTATCATAAAAATACAACTCCAAGCTAGAAATATCAGAACACTTAGAAAGGTAGTTCTAACCTtaaatatgactgggagaagtgtcaagaataagaaagcaatatattccatagtacactagaacacagcaaaacatgaacaacaacagtttaaacatattccctatatagtgcacttataTTGACCAGAGTCATAGGCACTATGTAGGTTATAGGGTGCCACTTACCCTGACCACACAAATAAGTAATTGCGAACGTGATTTGTTTGCTTGCTCAACAGTTTATTTCTATTGCCCCTCTGTTGTAGCCACGTGAACAAGGAAGTGTAGTGTACAAAGAAGGATTTGATTGGCTTGCTTGCTCAGCAATATTTATTTCTATTGCCTCTGTAGCCACGGGAACAAGGAAGTGTTTTCCTGCCTGGGAATCCAGCTGGCTGTGAACTTCTTCCTGGACAGGGGTCATACTGATATCACTGTGTTTGTTCCCTCATGGAGGAAGGAGCAGCCCAGACCAGATGTCCCCATCACAGGTAGGATGTCGGGAATACACCACACAGGGCCCAATATTTACTTCCTTTTCTGTATCACACAACAGCCTTCATTGTAGCCTATGTAATCCAGTAGATTTCCTCCTCAATACATATAGTGGGTGGACATTTTGTTTTCGGCACTCAATGGAATTTTGAGTTTATATGCTTTTTAAAATCGGAGATGGCACATAGAGAAAATGATTTAATaccttcagtggtgtaaagtacttaagtaaaaacacTAAGTACTACTTGAggagttttttggggtatctgtgcttaacaatttatatttttgacaacttacttttactccactacattcttaaagaaaatgatgtactttttactctgtATATTTACCCTGACCCACAAAAGTATTTCTTACATTTTGGAtgattagcaggacaggaaaatggtctaactCCCACACTTCCcacctggtcatcactactgcttctgatctggcggactcactaaacacacatgcattgtttgtaaatgatgttggagcgtgcccctggctatctgtaaaaaaaaaaaaaaaaaataataaaggaaatCGTGCcacctggtttgcttaatataaggaatgtgaaattattttttattttgaatcgttaagtatattttagcaattacatttgattcttaagtatatttaaaaccaaatacttttaggctTTTACCTGAGTAGTTtttttactggttgacttttacttgagtcattttctaataaggtatcttttacttttactcaagtatgacaattgggtactttttctacTACTGAATACCTTATGGGATATATTGTATGCACATTTCCTGTCAATCTCAATGATTGAGTAGAGAGTGTCTCTTTGGTCTGGAAAGGTACAACATTTTTGTGTTTGAGCAAGAAACAATATACCATTTGGCCTTTGTCAGTCACGGAACTTGAGGCAAACAATTTAGGCACGAAAACGGATTAGGGTTCAATGTGATGCAACTCCCCTACTCTTGGTGAGAGCAGTGTAGAGAGCAGGAGGGGAAACAGTATTTTTCTGTTTCCAAATTGCAACTTGTGCTGAACTTTATCTCCAAACCACCTCTTATTCATCTGATTAAATTAGGGACTTTTCTCAACATCTTTATTACTTCCTGTTGTAGCACATAAAAATTGTCCTCGCACGATGagctgctgctgtgatgacaggATGCGTGGCTTGGCTGACTTATAGTAACTGTTATTGCCATAGCCAATTATCCTCATGCCTTATCCATTGCCAATGTATGCTAAAAGCCAGCTATATCGTGTATGCTCAAATGTTTATATGATGTTTGTCTCAAACATATAGatatgtgcatatatatatacacagtgaggggaaacaagtatttgatcccatgctgattttgtacatttgcccactgacaaagaaatgatcagtctataattttaatggtgggtttatttgaacagtgagagacagaataacaacaaaataatccagaaaaatgcatgtcagaaatgttataaattgatttgcattttaatgagggaaataagtatttgacccctctgcaaaacatgacttagttcttggtggcaaaacccttgttggcaatcagaggtcagacgtttcttgtagttggacaccaggtttgcacacatctcaggagggattttgtctcactcctctttgcagatcttctccaagtcattaaggtttcgaggttgacgtttggcaactcgaaccatcagctccctccacagattttctatgggattaaggtctggagactgggtAGGCCACTCCAGGAACTTAATGTGCTTCTTATTGAGggactcctttgttgccttggccgtgtgttttggctcattgtcatgttggaatacccatccacgacctattttcaatgccctggctgagggaaggaggttctcacccaagatttgacggtacatggccccgtccatcgtccctttgatgcggtgaagttgtcctgtctcCTTAGCAtgaaaacacccccaaagcataatgtttccacctccatgtttgacggtggggatggtgttcttggggtcataggcagcattcctcctccttcaaacacggcgagttgagttgatgacaaagagctccattttggtctcatctgaccacaacactttcacccagttgtcctgtgaatcattcagatgttcattggcaaacttcagacgggcatgtatatgtgtttcttgagcagggggaccttgcgggcgctgcaggatttcagtccttcacggcgtatgatctcatgatcattgcaactccacgaggtgagatcttgcatggagccccaggccgagggagatggacacttcttttgtgtttcttccatttgcaaataatcgcaccaactgttgtcaccttcccaccaagctgcttggcgatggtcttgtagcccattccagtcttgtgtaggtctacaatcttgtccctgacatccttggagagctctttggtcttggccatggtggagagtttggaatctgattgactgcttctgtggacaggtgtctttttatataggtaacaaactgagattaggagcactccctttaattaagagtgtgctcctaatctcagctcgttacctgtataaaagacacctgggagccagaaatctttctgattgagagggggtcaaatacttatttccctcattaaaatgcaaatccaTTTATAACATTGTTGACATgcatttgttgttgttattctgtctctcactgttcaaataaacccaccattaaaattatagactcatcatttctttgtcagtgggcaagcGTACAATATCAGCAGggaatcaaatacttttttcccctcactgtacATATAGATATTTTTCAATTGAGTTTAATTGAAAGATGTAAAATATCTGATGCTCATCAATTAAACTTTGTTCTTTTAATATGTGTGTGCCAAATATCATATCAACGTTGAGCATACATGCTATAGCCAGCACACTATCAGAGCATCTTAGTTGCTCGAGTTCCAATTAAGTTTGTCAACAAAGGATGACATGTTTcccccaggagagagagagaacatgagagaaaATAAAGTGTTGTGAAGAATTTGTTGCCTGGTAAAAAAAACATCTTACTCAAAGATCAGGGGGAAACAAGTGAATTAGTATGTGAACGCATGATTGATCTTAATTAACTAATTGAATAGTTATCTAACATTAATATTTTTCTCTACTCTAAAGATCAACACATTTTGCGTGAGCTGGAGAGAAAGAAAATCATGGTGTTCACCCCTTCGCGGCGTGTAGCGGGCAGACGTGTGGTCTGCTACGATGATCGCTTCATCGTCAAGCTGGCGTACGAGTCAGACGGTGTCATCGTATCCAACGACACATACCGTGACCTTCAGGGCGAGAGACAGGAGTGGAAGCGCTTCATCGAGGAGAGGCTGCTCATGTTCTCGTTCGTCAATGACAAGTAAGTCTTGTGGTAGCTTATTATTAACCGTAAAATGCATACACTGGATTAATAACTCATGTTTTAACTGATAATGCAGGTGTTACAGATCTATAACTTTCATGAATGAGACATTATAAATGCTTATGAATGTTTAACTATTAATATATGCAAATTATGCATTATTGTTTAGTATACATTAGCCACAGTGTAGTATCAATCTAaactccactccccctctctcaggTTCATGCCCCCTGATGACCCCCTGGGTCGCCATGGTCCCACCCTGGAGAACTTTCTACGGAAGGTTCCTCGGTTACCACGCAAACAGCCATGTCCTTACGGTGAGATCACATCTCTACTGGGGTCATCCTGTGGTTGACCTTACATATGGGTGGGGGGAACATTTCCAAAGAATTATTAACAAATGGACACAAATACTGtaatggatgtaataaatgtactgtatgtgcttaAACTCAGCGGTACTAATGAACTCTTGTTTATATTTCATGAATACAGGAAGGAAATGCACTTATGGAATAAAGTGTAAATTCTACCACCCGGAGCGAGTCAACCAATCCAATCGCTCTTTGGCTGACGAGCTGCGGGAGAAGGCCAAGCTGCCCTTGTCACAACAGAAACACCCCACCACAGGTCCTGGACTTGCCTATGGCCTTTCCCTGGAGGAGCAGATGGCTCAGAAACTGACCCTAGAACAGTGGAATGGCTCCTTGAAGAAAGGCCTCACCAGTGAGAATGTTCTTCTTCTCAAGGGAGGCCATCGCTCCAGCTGGACGTCCCCAGCTAAGAAGGCCAGCACCAACCGACATTCCCAGACCGACCTGGACTCGGCCCTGGCCAGTGGCTCTCAAGAGAGGCTAGATTCTGGGCTGGGCTCCTTCGAGAGCCAGGCATCTGACCCCTCTAGAAACCACTGTGATCACTATAGCAACGCTGGGTACAGGAACTGCCAGTCAAAGTCCGCCCCCAGTATGAAACAACAACGCTATTCTCTCCCTAGCGACCTGCCTTGTAGCTGCTGCTCCCATGCTCCTCAGCCTTCAGGCCC is a genomic window of Oncorhynchus keta strain PuntledgeMale-10-30-2019 chromosome 19, Oket_V2, whole genome shotgun sequence containing:
- the LOC118371951 gene encoding ribonuclease ZC3H12A-like → MNIEVSSIPKLYPVAEVFPWNEFSYTACLSPTEPHDTDGWLSALPAFHNHHPPYPICERMHQTGTQCSAPEESGKTATDPGEAQLDFYCKLGYSPAQVQTVLQKFGLNTDTNRILGELVQTGASPEGMEKEGAPTTMSVLVARGETLSSLPLTPPPIWEDAASEEEDDLKPIVIDGSNMAMSHGNKEVFSCLGIQLAVNFFLDRGHTDITVFVPSWRKEQPRPDVPITDQHILRELERKKIMVFTPSRRVAGRRVVCYDDRFIVKLAYESDGVIVSNDTYRDLQGERQEWKRFIEERLLMFSFVNDKFMPPDDPLGRHGPTLENFLRKVPRLPRKQPCPYGRKCTYGIKCKFYHPERVNQSNRSLADELREKAKLPLSQQKHPTTGPGLAYGLSLEEQMAQKLTLEQWNGSLKKGLTSENVLLLKGGHRSSWTSPAKKASTNRHSQTDLDSALASGSQERLDSGLGSFESQASDPSRNHCDHYSNAGYRNCQSKSAPSMKQQRYSLPSDLPCSCCSHAPQPSGPSAGYQQHHSPHHSMGPASTHNPDMMTYYPPCYPNYGTPTYPVSMHQYSHPSDYQQQGRVHRSQQTFWSDPFGTSPQTLHCIAQVEQQRHGSPARTQPSPHGECREREDGREREDVRKKLLAIFNGRLVDRAMDMFPHLMDPQRLAAEILTLRSSQGL